In Candidatus Margulisiibacteriota bacterium, the sequence ACTTCCATGGCCAGTCTGCTGCAGGGAAGCAATGATATCGAAACTCATGTGGAGCTTATTAAAGACCGTCCGGTCATAAGCGAAGCCATAAAACAGCTCGACCTAAGGGACAGCAAAGGCGAGCTTCTTGACCCTGAAGATCTTCTCAATTCCGTCAGAGTGGTTCCTCTTAGGGATACGGACATAATACAGATCAGGGTCCAGAATAAAGTTCCTAGGCTGGCTGCAGACACGGCAAATACCATAAGCGAGAGATATGTGGCCTGGAGCCAGGAAATGAACCAGGCTGAGGCAAGGTCGGTAAAACAGTTCATCGAAGAACAGATCGCTGTGACAAAGGGATCTCTCACCAAAGTTGAAGAGGAACTGCTTAAATACAGAAAAAAGTCCGGGTCTGTCCAATTGTCATCGGAGATGCAGGTAAAGATCGATAAACTTGCGGAACTGGAAATAGAGCGCACCAAGGTGACCATCGCGCTAAGGGAATTCCGCGCCAGGCTCACTTCTGGTGCCCTTGGCAGCGATGTGACCGGCCTGACAGAAAGAAAAAAAGCTCTTGATGCCGCTATAGCAAGGTATAACAGCGAGTTAAAGGACCTTCCTCAAAAAGAGCTCGAAGTTGCGCGGCTTATGAGGGACAACAAAGTTGCTGACGCCACTTATGTAATGCTCCTGGAAAAACTTAATGAGGTCAAGATCGCCGAGGCAATGAAGACCAGCAGCGCCAAGATTGTTTCTCCTGCTGTGGTACCGAAAGATCCCATCAAACCCAAAAAACTGCTAAATCTGATGATGGCAGTCATTATAGGGTTGTTGATGGGCGCCGGGGCGGCATTCCTTACGGAATATTTTGATGTTTCCATAAGAACTTCCGAAGAGGCAAAACAGATCACCGGTTTTCCTGCCCTCGGGGTAATCCCTTTCGTCAAAAGCGCAAAAAAGAACGAACCGTTCGAATACCTGATCGCTGAAAAAAGGCCGAAGTCCCAGGTGGCGGAAGCTTTCAGAACACTGGATGCCGATATTAAATTTGCCGCCGCCGGTTCTCCCGGAAAGGTGCTTCTGTTCACCAGTTCGCTTCCGGGCGAGGGTAAGTCGTCAACTGTCTCAAATTATGCGGTTATCAGGGCGCAGAGCGGAAAGAGAACTGTTTTGATAGATGCTGACATGCGCAAACCCATTCTGGACAAACTGTTCGGGGTTGCATCTAAAAAGGGCCTCTCGGATGTGCTTTGCGGGGAACAGCGAGTGGATGATGTCATCCAAAAGACTTCTATCACAGACCTTGATTTTATCGCCTCAGGCCCTATTCCCCCCAACCCTGCGATTCTGCTCGGCTCTCCCCAAATGAAAGCGATATTAAACGATCTTTCTGACAGGTACGATTCTGTGCTTATAGACAGCCCGCCGCTGGTGGGGCTTCCGGATGCTCACCATCTCTGCTCGATAGCCGATGGAGTGATCTTTGTGATTGCTTACGGGAGGACGGACCGGAATGAAGTGGTGGATGCAAAAACGATATTGGAAAATGCCAAAGCCTCGGTCTACGGTTTTGTGCTTACAATGTTCGATGGGGGGGGAGCGGTGTACAAGGCTTACTACGGCGCTAAATCCTATTATTATTCATCCCAGCCCAAGGAGAAAGGACCGGAACAATGATAAAAAAAGGGTGTTTTTGGGCTGTGCTCCTTATACTTGTGCTTTTCTGCGCCTGTGACGCGGCTACTCTTACTTCTCCCTTTCTGAATTACCCGAATCCTTTCAAGACCCGCGATTCTAAGGCCGGCACCACCGAGGGGACCTATTTTGCCTACGGTCTTTCTTCCGCTACCAATATTGAGATAAGGATCTATATGATAGACGGTACGCTTGTGTGGAAGAGGAGCTTTCTTTCGACGGATCCCGAAGGCTCTGCCGGCTATCACGAAGTGTTTTGGGACGGAGCTCTGGATACGGGGGCTTCAAAGAGACAATACAGCGGGTATATCCTGAGAGAAACCGCCCCTAACGGGATCCTGCTCTCTTTTTTAATAGCAAATGGAAAAGTCCTGGCAAAGAACAAAATAACAGTATTTCAGTAAATGAAAAAAATATTACATGCCATATTTGCTTTTTGTCTGCTGTCATCGGCTGCCTGTGCGGCGCTGATCCCGGATGTGTCAAGATTTGCCGTTGGTGCAAGGACCGTAGGCCTGGGAAGGGCCTTCGTCGGCATTGCTGATGACGCAAACTCTATCTTTTATAACCCTGCGGGGGGCGGTTGGGCAAAGACAGTAAGCCTTGTTTCTACCACTACCCGCCTGCTTGATGACACCAATGTGCTTTCTCTGGCAGGAATGTTTCCCACGCACTACGGCTCCGTAGGGTTTGCTTACGCCACTTACGGCATATCCGGGAGCTTTGTGACCTACAGGGATGCCCTTGGGCAGGTCGCGGTCGATTCTACCAGGGAAGGGATGTCTTTTTCGGGAAGTTCTGCGATTCTTTCCTTTTCTTCTCTGCCTTTTATCAGCCCTTTTTCTCCTGATGTAAAAGCTACTCTGGGGTTCAATGTGAAATTGTTCAGGCAAAGCCTTGGGGGTGGGACAGTTGGGGCCGCCAGCTCTTCCGGGATCGATATTGACGGCGGCCTGCTCATCAGGCCCTCGGAATGGCTGCGGATAGGGTTCAGCGCCCTCAACATGCTCCCTGATTCTTATAACCAGATCGGAGGGTCCAATAACTGGGATTCAGGGGAGGAGCGCAAAGAAGGTATAGAAAATGTAATAAAAACGGGGATCGGGTTAAAGATACCTTCTTCTATGCTTCCAAAGGGTATGGGTAAGGAGCTCATAATAGATGCGGATTTGGATATGTTCATAGCAAAACCGCGTCCCGCTCTGCTGCATATAGGGACGGAGTGGTGGCCTTCCGACTATCTGGGACTCAGGATGGGGCTTGATCAGGATGTTGCTTCTGCTGGACAGACCGACTCCATGGTCGTGGCCAGCAGTTTCACCTATGGAGCAGGACTCAAGTTCTCAAGTTTCCTTTTTGATTATGCTTTCAAGCCCTCCAGCCTGACGGATGCAAATTCGCATTATTTTTCGATCTCCTACCTTATCCCAACGTTTTCTGAAAGGCAGGTCATAGTTGCATTGGAGCCAAGGGACAGGACCATCACATATAAGCCCTCCGTTTTGCTCAAAGCAAAATCGCCATCTAAGGTCAGGGAGGTCCGAGTGGGAGGAGCAGCGAT encodes:
- a CDS encoding polysaccharide biosynthesis tyrosine autokinase, with the translated sequence MELREYIGLLLKRKELVIASFLVVFFVVLVYTFVVPPVYEATAKLLISKDAGTLNPLVDKPTSMASLLQGSNDIETHVELIKDRPVISEAIKQLDLRDSKGELLDPEDLLNSVRVVPLRDTDIIQIRVQNKVPRLAADTANTISERYVAWSQEMNQAEARSVKQFIEEQIAVTKGSLTKVEEELLKYRKKSGSVQLSSEMQVKIDKLAELEIERTKVTIALREFRARLTSGALGSDVTGLTERKKALDAAIARYNSELKDLPQKELEVARLMRDNKVADATYVMLLEKLNEVKIAEAMKTSSAKIVSPAVVPKDPIKPKKLLNLMMAVIIGLLMGAGAAFLTEYFDVSIRTSEEAKQITGFPALGVIPFVKSAKKNEPFEYLIAEKRPKSQVAEAFRTLDADIKFAAAGSPGKVLLFTSSLPGEGKSSTVSNYAVIRAQSGKRTVLIDADMRKPILDKLFGVASKKGLSDVLCGEQRVDDVIQKTSITDLDFIASGPIPPNPAILLGSPQMKAILNDLSDRYDSVLIDSPPLVGLPDAHHLCSIADGVIFVIAYGRTDRNEVVDAKTILENAKASVYGFVLTMFDGGGAVYKAYYGAKSYYYSSQPKEKGPEQ
- a CDS encoding S-layer homology domain-containing protein codes for the protein MKKILHAIFAFCLLSSAACAALIPDVSRFAVGARTVGLGRAFVGIADDANSIFYNPAGGGWAKTVSLVSTTTRLLDDTNVLSLAGMFPTHYGSVGFAYATYGISGSFVTYRDALGQVAVDSTREGMSFSGSSAILSFSSLPFISPFSPDVKATLGFNVKLFRQSLGGGTVGAASSSGIDIDGGLLIRPSEWLRIGFSALNMLPDSYNQIGGSNNWDSGEERKEGIENVIKTGIGLKIPSSMLPKGMGKELIIDADLDMFIAKPRPALLHIGTEWWPSDYLGLRMGLDQDVASAGQTDSMVVASSFTYGAGLKFSSFLFDYAFKPSSLTDANSHYFSISYLIPTFSERQVIVALEPRDRTITYKPSVLLKAKSPSKVREVRVGGAAIKTLAGSFETVVDLSLGKNPIKMEGYDEKGANIASGECRVLRLAEFSDVPHQFWASDPISHMATLGIVSGFPDGTFKPQKGLTRAEMVTLLVRAKNTVLTKPSGNVFKDVRKEHWASQYIKASLNSNIVKGYPDGTFKPSAGLTRAEAVSVLVRFGDIREKETAASASYSDIASKHWAFRSISAARQAGLLSFIKESTFKPQRPITRAEACEMLSRIKFISGKIDQLLSFDIGY